Proteins encoded within one genomic window of Ranitomeya variabilis isolate aRanVar5 chromosome 4, aRanVar5.hap1, whole genome shotgun sequence:
- the SVBP gene encoding small vasohibin-binding protein produces the protein MEAAGRKDKYKARDSASRRERAKQKSAEQELKQRQRAEIYALNKMMTELEQQQFEAFCKQMQTSSK, from the exons ATGGAGGCAGCGGGCCGGAAGGATAAATACAAGGCCAGAGATTCCGCCAGCCGCCGCGAGAGGGCGAAGCAGAAGAGCGCGGAGCAGGAGCTGAAGCAGCGGCAGAGAGCGGAG ATTTATGCCCTGAACAAGATGATGACGGAGCTCGAGCAGCAGCAGTTCGAAGCTTTCTGTAAGCAGATGCAGACGTCCAGCAAGTGA
- the LOC143770648 gene encoding calpain small subunit 1-like yields the protein MFMVNNFLKAATGGQGSGQGGGASGLGNVLKGAIGNVAGSGQGGGMGNLMQGALSGLSGSGGMGNIVQGALSGLSGSGQGGGAGKLLQGALSSLSGGGGQAGGAGKLFAGPAGAGAGGGGGMNILGGILGIIGDAIANYKPEPPPAPCANAYQQEAYENDEQRQFRRLFKQLAGEDMEVSPVELQNVLNRVVAKHQDLKTDGFSIDTCRSMVAVMDSDGTGKLGFEEFKYLWNNIKKWQCIYKEYDTERTGYIPATSMPRAVQAAGFQLNEQLHQLLIRRYADSNGNVNFDSFISSLVRMDCMFRAFKALDREGNGQVQCKLPDWLKLTIYS from the coding sequence ATGTTCATGGTAAATAATTTCCTGAAAGCTGCGACTGGAGGACAGGGGTCCGGACAAGGAGGAGGCGCCAGTGGACTTGGCAATGTCTTGAAAGGAGCAATTGGCAATGTTGCAGGTTCCGGGCAGGGTGGAGGAATGGGGAACCTAATGCAGGGGGCTCTGAGTGGCCTCTCTGGATCTGGAGGAATGGGAAACATAGTGCAAGGTGCACTCAGCGGGCTCTCTGGATCCGGACAGGGCGGAGGTGCAGGCAAGTTGCTACAAGGCGCTCTGAGCAGTTTGAGTGGAGGTGGTGGACAGGCTGGAGGAGCTGGAAAACTGTTTGCAGGACCAGCCGGGGCTGGGGCCGGGGGAGGTGGTGGAATGAACATACTGGGTGGTATCCTGGGTATCATTGGAGATGCCATAGCCAATTACAAACCGGAACCTCCTCCTGCACCTTGTGCCAACGCCTACCAGCAGGAGGCCTATGAGAATGATGAGCAGCGGCAGTTCCGGCGCCTCTTCAAGCAGCTGGCGGGAGAGGACATGGAGGTCTCCCCGGTGGAGCTCCAGAATGTTCTGAACAGAGTGGTGGCCAAGCACCAGGATCTAAAGACGGACGGTTTCAGCATTGACACGTGCCGCAGTATGGTGGCAGTCATGGACAGTGATGGGACAGGAAAGCTCGGCTTCGAGGAGTTCAAGTACCTATGGAATAATATCAAGAAGTGGCAGTGCATCTACAAGGAGTACGACACTGAGCGCACCGGTTACATCCCTGCCACCTCCATGCCTAGGGCGGTCCAGGCTGCCGGATTCCAGCTCAACGAACAACTGCACCAACTGCTGATCCGCCGCTATGCCGACAGCAACGGAAATGTCAACTTCGACAGCTTCATCAGCAGCCTGGTCCGAATGGACTGCATGTTCCGAGCCTTCAAAGCCCTGGACCGCGAAGGCAACGGGCAGGTCCAGTGCAAGCTGCCGGACTGGCTGAAGCTGACCATTTACTCTTAG